The following proteins are co-located in the Aquarana catesbeiana isolate 2022-GZ linkage group LG02, ASM4218655v1, whole genome shotgun sequence genome:
- the LOC141126499 gene encoding olfactory receptor 6N1-like gives MNSSSKNVSVTNFILVGLIEIESFGYVCALLALALFSVTLFMSSMIVYVTWTEKSLHEPMYILICVLIMNVMLGNASYYPKLAIDLLSGCSTISLTGCLCQSFCIQFYAASELYIFTTMAYDRYLAVGHPLRYHTLMTNITTQKISLALCVFNVVLVLVDTALTLRLTFCGVNINNVFCERISLQPLACNDITVNIMYDTILTSCIVIGCLLVIMYCYIRTVIICLKLSTEPSLKALHTLMTHMLAFSIYMGTLLFVNFRYSLTTGSVSTKVDIIIPLIGTSIAISANPLIYGIRTKALREKIACHLHKIVCRQKE, from the coding sequence ATGAACTCATCTTCAAAAAATGTCTCTGTGACCAACTTTATTCTGGTGGGGCTTATTGAGATTGAATCATTTGGATATGTATGTGCTCTTTTGGCTCTAGCATTGTTTTCAGTCACATTGTTTATGAGTTCTATGATAGTCTATGTAACCTGGACAGAGAAAAGCTTGCATGAACCTATGTACATCTTAATATGCGTCTTGATTATGAATGTGATGTTGGGGAATGCATCATATTATCCCAAGCTGGCCATTGACTTGTTGTCTGGATGCTCAACCATCTCACTCACAGGATGTCTCTGTCAATCTTTCTGTATCCAGTTTTATGCAGCTAGTGAATTGTATATTTTTACGACAATGGCATATGATCGATATCTGGCTGTAGGCCACCCTTTGAGATACCACACTCTGATGACCAACATTACAACTCAAAAAATATCACTTGCCCTATGTGTTTTCAATGTGGTGCTAGTACTTGTGGATACAGCATTGACATTAAGGCTGACTTTTTGTGGGGTAAATATCAACAATGTCTTTTGTGAGAGAATTTCTCTACAACCGCTTGCTTGTAATGATATAACAGTTAACATTATGTATGATACGATTTTGACTTCGTGCATTGTGATTGGCTGCTTGCTTGTAATAATGTACTGTTATATAAGAACAGTTATAATCTGTCTGAAACTTTCTACAGAACCCTCTCTGAAAGCTCTGCATACATTGATGACTCACATGTTGGCCTTCTCCATTTATATGGGCACTCTCTTGTTTGTTAATTTCAGGTACAGTCTAACCACAGGTTCTGTATCAACCAAAGTTGATATTATCATACCTTTGATCGGTACCAGCATAGCTATTTCTGCAAACCCTCTGATCTATGGGATAAGGACCAAAGCTCTCAGAGAAAAAATTGCATGCCATCTGCATAAAATTGTTTGCAGACAAAAAGAATGA